The following coding sequences lie in one Arachis hypogaea cultivar Tifrunner chromosome 4, arahy.Tifrunner.gnm2.J5K5, whole genome shotgun sequence genomic window:
- the LOC114927600 gene encoding uncharacterized protein produces MEKYFKRTSSLEIGFQNNSSTSSNKRRFLEFEVDNLIADPGQRPKISSYHPNDRDKVRCAYLQKGPCQPRTHDFPQTACGSSFRRFNPNWFDDYGNWLEYSISKDAVFCLCCYLMKPETEGGDAFVTTGFSNWKKKERLQIHVGIHDSAHNQAWRKCEALMRPKQHITAAIEKQSEQAKKNYQIHLTATIDCIRFLLRQGLAFRGNDETDDSVNQGNFLELLNFLAQHNEEIGRAFKNARGNLKLIAPSIQKDIVRAAARETTKVIVDDLGDELFAVLVDEARDISIKEQMSVCLRYVNKEGQVREHFLGLVHVSNTNALSLKLALESLLETHNLSLSKVRGQGYDGASNMQGEFNGLKTLILKENSYAFYVHCFAHQLQLALVTVAKKQVEIALLFNLLTNLCNVVGASCKRRDMLRDSQMTKTIEALKSGEISSGRGLNQEIALKRAGDTRWGSHYGTILRLISLFPSVVNVLEYVEEDGNNSEQRVEACHLLNVIQSFEFIFNLHLMKNILGVTNELSQALQRNDQDIVNAMALVKVSKQRLQNIRDDGWSLLLDEVSLFCDKHDITVPIMDDIFVSQGRSRQVNTELLLCIACLNPRHSFFAFDKEKLIQLAQFYPLEFSSTQLLALDSQLENFILDVRSDDQFSDLNGIGALSQKLVETRKNIVYPLVFLLLKLALVLPVATASVERTFSAMNIIKSRLRNRMGDEFLNDCLVTYIERETFDCIDNEKIIQSFQNMKPRRMEF; encoded by the exons atggagaaatatttcaaaagaacCTCATCATTGGAGATTGGATTCCAAAACAATTCATCGACTTCTTCTAATAAAAGGAGGTTTTTAGAATTTGAAGTAGATAATCTTATAGCAGATCCAGGACAACGACCAAAGATTTCAAGTTATCACCCGAATGACAGAGACAAAGTTAGATGTGCATATTTGCAAAAAGGTCCTTGTCAACCAAGGACTCACGATTTTCCGCAAACTGCTTGTGGTTCTTCTTTTCGAAGATTTAATCCTAATTGGTTTGATGACTATGGCAACTGGTTAGAGTATAGTATATCAAAAGATGCTGTTTTTTGTCTTTGTTGTTATCTTATGAAACCTGAGACTGAAGGTGGTGATGCTTTTGTAACTACTGGCTtttcaaattggaaaaaaaaggagagactACAAATTCATGTTGGGATTCATGATAGCGCTCATAATCAAGCTTGGAGAAAATGTGAAGCACTTATGAGACCAAAACAACACATCACTGCTGCTATTGAAAAACAATCTGAGCAAGCTAAAAAGAATTATCAAATTCACTTGACAGCAACAATTGATTGTATTAGATTTCTTTTGCGACAAGGATTGGCCTTTCGTGGTAATGATGAGACAGATGATTCTGTTAACCAAGGAAATTTTTTGGAACTTCTAAACTTTCTTGCGCAACATAATGAAGAGATTGGTCGTGCTTTCAAAAATGCTCGTGGGAATCTTAAACTAATAGCACCCTCAATTCAAAAAGATATTGTAAGAGCTGCTGCAAGGGAAACGACAAAAGTTATTGTAGATGATCTTGGGGATGAATTATTTGCTGTATTGGTTGATGAAGCCCGTGACATTTCTATTAAGGAGCAAATGTCAGTTTGCTTAAGGTAtgtgaataaagaaggacaagttaGGGAGCATTTTCTTGGTCTTGTTCATGTTTCTAATACTAATGCTTTATCTCTAAAATTAGCATTGGAGTCATTATTAGAAACACATAATTTAAGTTTATCAAAAGTACGTGGACAAGGATATGATGGTGCAAGTAACATGCAAGGAGAATTTAATGGTTTGAAAACTTTGATATTGAAAGAAAATTCTTATGCTTTCTATGTACATTGCTTTGCTCACCAACTTCAGTTAGCTCTTGTAACGGTTGCAAAAAAACAAGTTGAAATTGCTTTgctttttaatttgttaactaatttgtGCAATGTTGTTGGAGCTTCGTGTAAACGAAGAGATATGCTTCGTGATAGTCAAATGACTAAGACAATTGAAGCACTAAAAAGTGGAGAAATTTCTAGTGGGCGTGGTTTGAATCAAGAAATAGCTTTAAAAAGAGCTGGAGACACTAGATGGGGTTCACACTATGGAACTATACTtagattaatttctttatttccttctGTGGTTAATGTTCTTGAATATGTTGAGGAAGATGGAAATAATTCAGAACAAAGAGTTGAAGCATGTCATTTATTGAATGTCATTCAATCCTTTGAATTCATTTTCAACTTGCACTTGATGAAAAATATCTTGGGAGTTACTAATGAGTTATCTCAAGCGTTACAAAGGAATGATCAAGACATTGTAAATGCTATGGCATTAGTCAAAGTGTCTAAGCAACGGTTGCAAAATATAAGAGATGATGGCTGGTCTCTTTTACTTGACGAAGTCTCACTGTTTTGTGACAAACATGATATTACTGTTCCAATCATGGATGATATATTTGTGTCACAAGGAAGATCAAGAC AGGTGAATACTGAATTGCTTCTTTGCATAGCTTGTTTGAATCCAAGACACTCATTTTTTGCATTTGATAAGGAGAAGTTGATCCAGTTAGCTCAATTCTATCCATTAGAATTTTCTTCCACTCAACTTTTGGCACTTGACAGTCAACTTGAGAACTTCATACTAGATGTGCGTTCTGATGATCAATTCTCAGACTTAAATGGAATTGGTGCTCTTTCTCAGAAGTTGGTTgagactcgaaaaaatattgtttatccaTTAGTATTTCTTCTTTTGAAGTTAGCTTTAGTTTTGCCCGTAGCAACTGCATCAGTTGAAAGAACTTTTTCTGCTATGAACATCATAAAGAGTCGACTTCGGAACCGTATGGGAGAcgaatttttaaatgattgtttagtGACATACATAGAAAGAGAGACATTTGATTGTATTGACAATGAAAAGATTattcaatcttttcaaaatatgaaaCCTAGAAGAATGGAATtctaa
- the LOC112797766 gene encoding uncharacterized protein produces the protein MCKLKVENTLNTFTVTFELHHYLKQMASFVISVFVFCLLAISLSEALNLSTKEQQNWINHGGDIYNRRYANKEHKISRETISNLSLKWKFYAGKDITATPCIFDGILYFPSWNGEMFAVRACDGSLVWKQNLQELTGLTPTGLVGGVNWTVARATPTIADEFVIVGIYGPAVVIALKRLTGELVWQTRLDSHDSSTVTMSGTYYKGAFYVGTSSLEELKSVEECCTFRGSFSKLDICTGAILWQTYMLPDNHGKLGEYAGAAVWGSSPSIDEARNHVYIATGNLYSAPLRVEECQEKQNNQTTRPTHPDECVEEENHSNSILALDLDNGEIKWYHQLGGYDVWFFACNNLSSSPNCPPGPNPDADFSEAPLMITIYVKGRKEDIVVAVQKSGFAWALHRDNGTIIWSTEAGPGGLSGGGYWGAATDTKIVYTNIANSDAKNFTLKPSNKTTTSGGWVAMDANSGTILWSVENPSNATASGPVSVANGIVFAGSTNRKGPIYAIDAKRGEIVWSYETGATVFGGMSISDGCIYFGNGYKVGIGLYLGNFTSGTFLYAFCVKVK, from the exons ATGTGCAAATTAAAGGTGGAAAACACTTTGAATACTTTCACGGTTACATTTGAGTTGCATCATTATTTGAAGCAAATGGCCAGCTTTGTAATCTCTGTGTTTGTTTTCTGCCTGTTAGCAATTTCATTATCCGAAGCTCTTAAC CTTTCCACAAAAGAGCAACAAAATTGGATAAACCACGGTGGGGACATATACAATAGAAGATATGCCAACAAAGAACACAAAATCAGCCGTGAAACCATTTCAAACTTAAGCCTAAAATGGAAATTCTATGCAGGGAAAGACATAACTGCAACCCCATGTATCTTTGATGGAATTCTCTATTTTCCATCATGGAATGGTGAAATGTTTGCAGTAAGAGCATGTGATGGAAGCCTTGTTTGGAAGCAAAACTTGCAAGAACTGACAGGGTTAACACCAACAGGGTTGGTTGGTGGTGTTAATTGGACAGTGGCTAGGGCAACACCAACTATAGCTGATGAATTTGTGATTGTTGGAATCTATGGTCCTGCTGTGGTTATTGCTCTCAAGAGATTAACTGGAGAGTTAGTTTGGCAGACAAGGTTGGATAGTCATGATTCAAGTACTGTGACCATGTCCGGAACTTATTATAAAGG GGCTTTTTATGTAGGTACATCCTCACTAGAAGAACTGAAAAGCGTTGAAGAATGTTGCACATTCCGGGGAAGCTTTTCAAAGCTAGATATTTGCACTGGCGCCATCTTGTGGCAAACCTACATGCTGCCAGATAACCATGGAAAGCTAGGAGAGTACGCCGGAGCCGCCGTGTGGGGAAGTAGCCCTTCCATTGATGAGGCAAGGAACCATGTTTACATTGCCACCGGAAACTTGTACTCGGCGCCTTTGCGTGTTGAAGAGTGTCAAGAGAAACAGAACAACCAAACGACACGGCCAACACACCCCGACGAGTGTGTTGAAGAGGAGAATCACTCGAATTCGATTCTTGCTTTGGATTTGGACAATGGTGAAATCAAGTGGTATCATCAATTGGGAGGGTATGATGTTTGGTTCTTTGCGTGCAATAATTTATCTTCATCTCCTAATTGTCCACCAGGTCCTAATCCAGATGCTGATTTTTCTgaggcaccattgatgatcaccaTTTATGTAAAAGGAAGAAAGGAAGATATTGTTGTTGCTGTGCAAAAGAGTGGTTTTGCTTGGGCTTTGCACCGGGACAATGGCACCATCATTTGGTCAAcg GAAGCTGGACCAGGTGGGCTTTCAGGAGGTGGATACTGGGGGGCAGCAACAGACACAAAGATAGTGTACACCAACATTGCAAATTCTGATGCCAAAAATTTCACTCTTAAACCCTCCAACAAGACCACAACTAGTGGTGGTTGGGTGGCAATGGATGCTAATAGTGGCACAATATTATGGTCAGTAGAAAACCCAAGCAATGCCACCGCTAGTGGGCCTGTTAGTGTGGCTAATGGCATTGTGTTTGCTGGTTCCACAAATAGAAAGGGTCCTATTTATGCAATTGATGCAAAGAGGGGTGAAATTGTTTGGTCTTATGAGACTGGTGCCACTGTTTTTGGTGGAATGTCAATTAGTGATGGATGTATATACTTCGGTAATGGGTATAAGGTTGGTATTGGATTGTATCTTGGCAACTTCACTTCTGGAACCTTTCTTTATGCATTTTGTGTCAAAGTAAAATAA
- the LOC112797767 gene encoding uncharacterized protein, which yields MTKISVLLLCLFFFSASGLVNGSSKHQKIGVFELKKGDLSLKVTNWGATILSLTLPDKNGKLGDVILGYKSIKDYTNGTTYFGATVGRVANRIGGAQFTLNGVHYKLVANEGNNTLHGGTRGFSDVLWKVESYKRDAKNPSITFSYYSFDGEEGFPGDLIVTVSYILSRKNHLAIVMKAKALNKATPVNLANHAYWNLGGQNSGNILDEVVQIFGSKITVVDSKLIPTGKFASVKGTPYDFLKPQVVGSRINKLASTKGYDINYVLDSEKKIKLAAIVKDHKSGRVLELYTNAPGLQFYTGNYLSNLKGKGGYVYQSHAGLCLESQAFPDSVNHPNFPSTIVTPQKPYKHFMLFKFSTY from the exons ATGACCAAGATCTCTGTATTGCTCCTatgtctcttcttcttctcagctTCAGGGCTTGTGAATGGTTCTTCCAAGCATCAAAAGATTGGGGTTTTTGAGCTCAAGAAAGGTGACCTTTCTTTGAAGGTTACCAATTGGGGTGCAACAATTTTGTCTCTCACCCTTCCTGATAAGAatg GAAAGTTGGGTGATGTTATTCTTGGATATAAGTCAATCAAGGATTACACT AATGGTACAACTTACTTTGGTGCTACTGTTGGGCGAGTTGCAAACAGAATTGGAGGAGCTCAGTTTACTCTAAACGGAGTCCATTACAAATTAGTTGCTAATGAAGGAAACAATACACTTCATG GTGGAACCAGAGGATTCAGTGATGTTCTTTGGAAAGTGGAAAGCTACAAAAGAGATGCCAAGAACCCAAGTATTACCTTCAGTTACTATAGTTTTGATGGTGAAGAAG GATTCCCTGGTGATCTCATAGTTACTGTGAGCTACATTCTAAGTAGGAAAAACCATTTGGCCATAGTGATGAAAGCAAAAGCATTAAACAAAGCTACCCCAGTGAACTTAGCCAACCATGCTTATTGGAACCTAGGAGGTCAAAACAGTGGCAACATTCTTGACGAGGTTGTCCAAATCTTTGGTTCAAAGATCACAGTTGTTGATAGCAAACTCATTCCCACAGGAAAATTTGCTTCAGTGAAAGGAACACCCTATGATTTTCTCAAGCCACAAGTTGTTGGAAGCAGGATTAACAAGCTAGCTTCAACAAAAGGCTATGACATCAACTATGTTCTTGATAGTGAGAAGAAAATCAAGCTAGCAGCAATAGTTAAGGATCATAAATCAGGCAGGGTGTTGGAACTTTACACAAATGCCCCTGGTTTGCAGTTTTATACCGGGAACTACCTTAGTAATTTGAAGGGTAAAGGTGGATATGTGTATCAATCTCATGCTGGATTGTGTTTGGAGAGTCAAGCTTTTCCTGATTCAGTGAATCACCCAAATTTCCCTTCAACTATTGTCACCCCTCAAAAGCCTTACAAGCATTTTATGCTCTTTAAATTTTCCACATATTAG